The proteins below come from a single Mauremys reevesii isolate NIE-2019 linkage group 6, ASM1616193v1, whole genome shotgun sequence genomic window:
- the ANKRD34B gene encoding ankyrin repeat domain-containing protein 34B — protein sequence MMDEAVEVSTDGNSLIKAVYQSRLRLTRLLLEGGAYINESNDRGETPLMIACKTQHVDQQSVSKAKMVKYLLENKADPNIQDKSGKTALMHACLEKAGPEVVSLLLKNGADLSLQDHSGYSALVYAVNAEDRETLKVLLNACKAKGKEVIIITTDKSSSGRQTTKQYLNVPPNDIEECHSPTACTSPSEIELKTSPLSNSRETEKNLFSFKEPDQPGSMENISEPVSPTRKPNLTHVGPKLAQVQRLHSESWVKSSLFHQNKISSLQEELQDITPEEELSLKVNGLALSKRYITRHQSIDVKDTAHLLKIFETGSRKLSYEEINSQSLYAEGNHSQSEIPVDQDSDSVQMRFVSSLRSIIKKRSLGANHYSSDSQLTTSLSPATTEDSKSLLGKKKILSPSPSLLSSSRELLENMPSGPLTRRNHAVLERRGSGALSLDHIAQTRPGFLPPLNVNPHPPIPDISFSNKISGIVSFGQKTLIPTAPAFPKEFKGNKMLVRRQSLQTEQIKQLVNF from the coding sequence ATGATGGATGAAGCTGTAGAGGTATCAACTGATGGGAACTCCCTTATAAAAGCTGTCTATCAAAGCAGACTTCGCCTCACAAGACTGTTGTTAGAAGGTGGCGCATACATTAATGAGAGTAACGACCGAGGTGAAACCCCTTTAATGATTGCTTGTAAGACACAGCATGTGGACCAGCAGAGTGTTAGCAAAGCAAAAATGGTTAAATATCTGCTGGAAAATAAGGCAGATCCAAATATACAGGACAAATCTGGAAAGACAGCTTTGATGCACGCATGCTTGGAAAAGGCTGGCCCTGAAGTGGTTTCTTTGTTGCTGAAAAATGGGGCTGACCTAAGTCTGCAAGACCATTCTGGTTACTCTGCACTTGTTTATGCAGTAAACGCTGAAGACCGAGAGACCCTGAAAGTTCTCCTAAATGCTTGTAAAGCAAAAGGAAAAGAAGTAATCATCATTACAACAGACAAGTCTTCATCTGGAAGACAAACAACTAAACAGTACTTAAATGTGCCTCCGAATGACATTGAGGAATGCCATTCTCCAACTGCCTGCACTTCCCCATCAGAAATAGAACTTAAAACATCTCCACTTTCAAATTCACGTGaaacagaaaaaaacctttttaGCTTTAAAGAACCAGATCAGCCTGGAAGCATGGAAAATATATCTGAGCCAGTCTCTCCTACTAGAAAACCAAATTTAACACATGTAGGACCCAAGCTGGCACAAGTGCAGCGTCTGCATTCTGAGTCTTGGGTAAAAAGCTCTCTGTTCCATCAGAATAAAATTTCCTCTTTACAAGAAGAACTTCAGGATATAACTCCAGAGGAAGAACTGTCTCTGAAAGTCAATGGTCTAGCCTTATCCAAGAGATATATTACCAGACACCAAAGCATTGATGTAAAAGACACTGCTCATTTGCTGAAAATCTTTGAAACTGGCTCAAGAAAGTTGTCATATGAGGAGATAAATTCTCAGTCACTTTATGCTGAGGGAAACCATAGCCAGAGTGAAATTCCTGTGGATCAGGATTCAGATTCAGTGCAAATGAGATTTGTTTCAAGCCTGAGAAgtattattaaaaaaagaagtttAGGGGCAAATCACTACAGCTCTGATTCTCAGCTAACTACTAGTCTGAGTCCTGCTACCACAGAAGATAGCAAATCACTTTTGGGAAAGAAAAagattctctctccttctccctctttgttatcgagTTCTAGAGAATTGCTAGAGAACATGCCTTCTGGTCCACTGACTAGGAGAAACCATGCTGTTTTAGAGAGACGAGGGTCAGGAGCCCTCTCTTTAGATCACATTGCCCAAACTAGGCCAGGTTTCCTTCCACCTTTAAATGTGAATCCTCATCCTCCAATTCCAGATATTAGTTTTAGCAACAAGATTTCTGGAATTGTTTCTTTTGGACAAAAAACCCTAATTCCAACAGCACCTGCTTTTCCCAAGGAGTTCAAAGGTAACAAAATGTTGGTAAGGAGGCAGTCATTACAAACTGAACAGATTAAACAACTTGTGAATTTTTAA